From bacterium, a single genomic window includes:
- a CDS encoding nuclear transport factor 2 family protein: MKNWIFILCILCMIPTFAFSQSKPQTQTQTAEKEKAKPNTDEFATMVADYYKAWNTLNLQNPAKYYAKDPALIFYDVTPLQYKGWNEYKAGVTKLLENFSSFKLIMNDDLVVTRRGKTAWMTLTFRISGKQKSGTAMELDCRHTAIWEKRKGSWVIVHEHISAPLPPL; encoded by the coding sequence ATGAAAAACTGGATATTCATTCTTTGCATTCTTTGCATGATTCCCACGTTTGCTTTTTCGCAATCAAAACCGCAAACTCAGACCCAGACGGCTGAGAAAGAGAAAGCAAAACCGAATACCGATGAATTCGCGACTATGGTCGCCGACTATTACAAAGCCTGGAATACGTTGAATCTTCAGAATCCAGCGAAGTACTACGCCAAAGATCCCGCATTGATTTTTTACGATGTGACACCCCTTCAATATAAGGGTTGGAACGAGTATAAGGCCGGTGTGACAAAACTGCTGGAGAATTTCAGCTCGTTCAAGCTAATTATGAACGATGATCTGGTTGTAACACGACGGGGAAAAACAGCCTGGATGACTCTGACTTTTCGCATCTCCGGCAAACAGAAGAGTGGTACTGCGATGGAACTGGACTGCAGACACACCGCTATCTGGGAAAAACGAAAGGGGAGCTGGGTGATCGTCCACGAGCACATCTCCGCGCCGCTTCCTCCTCTTTGA